A DNA window from Pseudomonas wuhanensis contains the following coding sequences:
- a CDS encoding zinc-dependent alcohol dehydrogenase family protein, protein MSRTIRFHKFGPAEVLKCEEHAAALPAPGEVQVRVEAIGISWYDILWRQNLASSHARLPSGLGHEMAGVVTMVGEGVDDLAVGDKVASFPAESPNDYPVYGEQIVLPRSALTRYPDVLSPIEASVHYTPLLIAYFAYTDLARVKPGQFALVTDASHCAGPSFVQLGKALGVRVIAATKTSDEREYLLSLGAEKVIVTEEQDLLMQINKITDNRGVDVVFDGLGGPQMSLLGDVLAPRGSLVLYGLQGGNQTPFPACAAFQKNIQFFVHCIGNFTGKPELGIIQDQAALQRALRDINQLTADHVLLPLKTRVFPFSEFVEAHRYMDECPCRERVALQVEPA, encoded by the coding sequence ATGTCCCGCACGATCCGTTTTCACAAGTTTGGTCCAGCCGAGGTGCTCAAATGCGAAGAGCATGCGGCCGCTCTGCCTGCGCCGGGCGAAGTGCAGGTGCGCGTCGAAGCGATAGGCATCAGTTGGTACGACATTCTGTGGCGCCAGAACCTGGCCTCGTCCCATGCTCGTCTGCCTTCAGGCCTGGGTCATGAAATGGCCGGTGTGGTCACGATGGTCGGCGAGGGCGTTGATGACCTGGCCGTCGGTGACAAGGTCGCCAGCTTCCCGGCCGAGAGTCCCAACGACTACCCGGTTTATGGCGAACAGATCGTTCTGCCGCGCTCGGCGCTGACCCGCTACCCGGACGTACTCAGCCCGATCGAAGCCAGCGTGCACTACACGCCGCTATTGATCGCTTATTTTGCCTACACCGACCTGGCGCGAGTCAAACCTGGGCAATTTGCGCTGGTGACCGACGCCAGCCACTGCGCCGGTCCGTCGTTCGTGCAATTGGGCAAAGCCCTCGGTGTGCGAGTGATTGCTGCGACCAAAACTTCGGATGAGCGTGAGTATCTGCTGTCCCTGGGCGCCGAAAAAGTCATCGTCACCGAAGAACAGGATCTGCTGATGCAGATCAACAAGATCACCGATAACCGCGGCGTCGATGTGGTGTTCGATGGCCTTGGCGGACCGCAGATGTCACTGCTCGGTGATGTGCTGGCGCCTCGCGGCAGCCTGGTGCTCTATGGTCTGCAAGGGGGGAACCAGACGCCATTCCCGGCCTGTGCGGCGTTCCAGAAGAACATTCAGTTCTTCGTACACTGCATCGGCAACTTCACCGGCAAGCCGGAGCTGGGCATCATCCAGGATCAGGCCGCACTGCAACGTGCCCTGCGCGACATCAACCAGTTGACCGCGGACCATGTGCTGCTGCCGCTCAAAACCCGGGTGTTCCCGTTTTCCGAATTTGTCGAAGCCCACCGCTATATGGACGAATGCCCATGTCGCGAACGGGTCGCCCTACAGGTCGAACCTGCCTGA
- a CDS encoding LysR family transcriptional regulator, with amino-acid sequence MNRNDLRRVDLNLLIVFETLMHERSVTRAAEKLFLGQPAISAALSRLRGLFDDPLFVRTGRSMEPSARAVEIFALLSPALDSISTAVSRAAEFDPATSTTVFRIGLSDDVEFALLPMLLKRLRAESPGIVLVVRRANYILMPSLLASGEISIGVSYTADLPANAKRKVLRRSMPKLLRADTVPGPLSLDDFCARPHALVSFAGDLSGFIDEELEKLGRKRHVVLAVPQFNGLSTLISGTDIVATVPDYTAEALTAAGGVRAEDPPLPVRSFELHMAWRGSQDNDPGERWLRSRIQMFFGDPDSL; translated from the coding sequence ATGAATCGTAATGACCTGCGTCGTGTCGACCTGAACCTGTTGATCGTTTTCGAAACACTGATGCACGAACGCAGCGTGACCCGCGCTGCGGAGAAATTGTTCCTCGGCCAGCCGGCCATCAGTGCGGCGCTCTCGCGCCTGCGCGGGCTGTTCGATGACCCGTTGTTCGTGCGTACCGGCCGCAGCATGGAGCCTTCCGCCCGGGCGGTGGAAATCTTCGCCCTGCTCTCGCCGGCCCTGGATTCGATTTCCACCGCGGTCAGCCGTGCGGCGGAATTCGACCCGGCGACCAGCACCACGGTATTCCGCATCGGTCTGTCGGATGATGTTGAATTCGCGCTGCTGCCGATGCTGCTCAAGCGTTTGCGCGCGGAATCGCCGGGGATCGTGCTGGTGGTGCGTCGGGCCAACTACATCCTGATGCCGAGCCTGCTGGCGTCGGGCGAAATTTCCATCGGCGTCAGCTACACCGCCGACCTGCCGGCCAACGCCAAGCGCAAAGTACTGCGTCGCAGCATGCCGAAATTGTTGCGGGCCGACACGGTGCCGGGCCCATTGAGCCTGGATGATTTCTGCGCCCGCCCCCACGCTTTGGTTTCGTTCGCGGGCGACCTGAGCGGCTTTATAGATGAAGAGCTCGAGAAGCTGGGGCGAAAACGGCATGTGGTGCTGGCAGTGCCGCAGTTCAATGGGTTGAGCACGCTGATCAGCGGAACCGATATCGTGGCTACCGTCCCGGACTACACCGCTGAAGCGTTGACCGCCGCCGGTGGTGTTCGGGCAGAGGATCCGCCGTTGCCGGTGCGCAGTTTTGAGCTGCACATGGCTTGGCGTGGGTCGCAGGATAATGATCCGGGTGAGCGTTGGTTAAGGTCGCGGATTCAGATGTTCTTCGGGGACCCCGATAGCTTGTAA
- a CDS encoding tyrosine-type recombinase/integrase, producing the protein MPPDNAAVFKRKLSDALIRSLTEPGKHADGEVPGLYLEVRASSKAGKAPSKFWRLKYRLHGKENRFSIGAYPDIGLKEARDIARGARRDVANHTAPLKAKTAKIEAQLLNEERTFAYVAEQWLSFKSAELVTKSISGFNGALNNHILPAIGKKPVSEIKLEHITTIITELRRQRTMAMARRVRTIIRAVLGFAEGRGWVERNVALSNIEELKIRHVVTSNPAIERPADLGRLLLRLDDCNDGSVATAMRLLVMLPVRPGELVQMRWEDVDLVGADWRYVVSKTQHLDKSKHIVPLPEQALVLLREPHKTRVVDAEGKGWVFVSPVYPGRPINPTSMLKSFQRIWPEYDITAHGFRATYRTIAHEHLGIDPIVLELSLSHRMPGALGAVYARAQLLVQRREAAQQWANYLDQLRQNAARVKTD; encoded by the coding sequence ATGCCCCCAGATAATGCGGCTGTTTTCAAACGAAAACTCAGCGATGCCTTGATCCGCTCGCTGACCGAACCCGGCAAACACGCTGACGGCGAAGTCCCTGGTCTCTACTTGGAGGTGAGGGCGTCGAGCAAGGCCGGCAAAGCCCCCTCCAAGTTCTGGCGCTTGAAGTATCGACTGCACGGCAAGGAAAACCGCTTCTCCATCGGCGCTTACCCCGATATCGGCCTGAAGGAGGCTCGCGACATTGCTCGCGGCGCGCGGCGCGACGTGGCTAATCACACCGCCCCGCTCAAGGCCAAGACCGCCAAAATCGAGGCACAGTTGCTTAATGAAGAGCGCACCTTCGCGTACGTGGCCGAGCAATGGTTGTCATTCAAGTCGGCCGAACTGGTGACCAAATCCATCTCGGGGTTTAACGGAGCGCTGAACAACCACATCTTGCCCGCGATTGGTAAAAAACCGGTTAGCGAGATCAAGCTGGAGCACATCACCACAATCATTACGGAGTTGCGCCGCCAGCGCACCATGGCCATGGCCCGGCGCGTGCGTACCATCATCCGTGCCGTCCTGGGCTTTGCCGAGGGGCGCGGATGGGTGGAACGCAATGTGGCGCTTAGTAACATTGAGGAGTTGAAAATCCGCCATGTCGTGACCAGCAATCCAGCGATCGAAAGGCCAGCGGATTTGGGAAGGTTGCTTCTACGCCTGGATGATTGCAACGACGGCAGCGTTGCCACCGCGATGCGCCTGCTGGTGATGTTGCCGGTCCGCCCTGGCGAACTGGTGCAGATGCGTTGGGAAGACGTTGACTTGGTGGGTGCCGATTGGCGTTACGTGGTCAGCAAGACCCAGCACTTAGACAAGAGCAAGCACATCGTGCCTTTACCCGAGCAAGCTCTCGTCCTGTTGCGCGAGCCACATAAAACCCGCGTGGTGGATGCAGAGGGCAAAGGCTGGGTGTTCGTCTCGCCGGTCTATCCGGGTCGACCAATCAATCCGACCTCCATGCTCAAGTCATTTCAGCGTATCTGGCCGGAGTACGACATCACTGCACACGGCTTTCGTGCCACCTACCGGACCATTGCCCACGAGCACTTGGGTATCGATCCCATCGTGCTCGAACTGTCATTATCCCACCGAATGCCAGGGGCGCTGGGCGCTGTGTATGCGCGTGCTCAACTGCTGGTGCAGCGCCGGGAGGCTGCTCAACAATGGGCAAACTACCTAGACCAGTTGCGGCAAAACGCGGCGCGAGTGAAGACAGATTGA
- a CDS encoding helix-turn-helix transcriptional regulator translates to MSSPSRVPTYGMQQRSELTDFYIRDKKGRRAETSPHRHEYFQIQVNLGGDTVQHIGNVERPFPRNTLAFILPHRVHVIPHPADSNFMVINFSQTFLLPHLQCDPMDLEEVSILLAPELSPFRFQEHLDFILGDEDFRKVCGLIEQMRVLDENRQFGTREMLKGLLLQLVGSVCALYAEPLKRLAEENAAEVSRRDALSRMSEYLRKNIADPDLNLIKVAAATYLSPTYLTHWLRKEIGKTFTELVLERRMHAARNYLLNGTRPVGEVARLCGFADEAYFSRRFRQIHGQPPGQFRRQQLNPDTPQSPSNT, encoded by the coding sequence ATGTCGTCACCGAGTCGAGTACCCACTTACGGCATGCAACAACGCAGCGAATTGACGGACTTTTACATCCGCGACAAAAAGGGCCGGCGCGCCGAAACCAGCCCGCATCGCCATGAGTATTTCCAGATCCAGGTCAACCTCGGTGGCGATACCGTGCAGCACATCGGCAACGTCGAACGTCCGTTTCCGCGCAATACGCTGGCCTTCATCCTGCCGCATCGCGTGCACGTGATTCCGCATCCGGCAGACAGCAACTTCATGGTGATCAATTTTTCCCAGACCTTCCTGCTGCCGCATTTGCAGTGCGACCCGATGGATCTGGAGGAAGTCTCGATTCTCCTGGCACCCGAGTTGTCGCCGTTCCGCTTCCAGGAACATCTGGATTTCATTCTGGGCGATGAGGACTTCCGTAAAGTATGCGGCTTGATCGAACAGATGCGAGTCCTGGATGAGAACCGTCAGTTTGGCACCCGCGAAATGCTCAAGGGGTTGTTGTTGCAACTGGTGGGGAGTGTTTGTGCCTTGTATGCCGAGCCGCTCAAACGGTTGGCCGAAGAGAATGCCGCCGAAGTCAGCCGACGCGATGCGCTGAGCAGGATGTCCGAGTACTTGCGCAAGAATATTGCCGACCCCGATCTCAACCTGATCAAGGTGGCTGCTGCGACTTACCTGTCACCGACGTATCTGACGCACTGGTTGCGCAAGGAAATCGGCAAGACCTTCACTGAGCTGGTGCTCGAGCGCAGGATGCACGCGGCACGCAATTATCTGCTCAATGGGACACGACCGGTGGGGGAGGTGGCGAGGTTGTGCGGTTTCGCTGACGAGGCTTATTTCTCCCGACGCTTTCGCCAGATACATGGCCAGCCACCTGGGCAATTCAGACGTCAGCAACTTAATCCCGATACTCCGCAGTCACCGTCCAACACGTGA
- a CDS encoding MFS transporter has protein sequence MSNSQTSPSTAPSVSAGARDALLPQRLPTRRRWFMLSLLLIATIINYIDRVNISIAAPFMAKDLGLDKIEMGLIFSAFAWTYALALVPAGFIADRFGSRFTYGVSLISWSTVTVCQGFATGFASLFGLRLAVGAMEAPAFPANSRAVTVWFPARERGLASSIYVCGQYLGTALFTGVLLWLATTYDWRHVFYSTGLLGIVFGVIWLYLYRDPLSCKNVSQEELKYIEAGGGLVKSSQERTKFNWRQIAELFSYRQIWAICIGKFASTSALYFFLTWFPTYLIEERKLTMIKAGVFAVLPFVGATVGILLAGIISDLLIRRGYSMSFARKLPLVVGSMLGMSIVLVNFTDSNVICIAVLTIAFFAQGIASSSWAAVSEVAPKELIGLTGGVTSLAANIGGIVTPIVIGGIVHATGSFAYAFWFIGGVALMGTLSYSLLLGRLYRIELKAR, from the coding sequence ATGTCGAACTCGCAAACCTCTCCGTCCACCGCGCCGTCGGTGAGCGCCGGCGCCCGGGACGCCCTGTTGCCTCAGCGACTACCGACGCGGCGGCGCTGGTTCATGCTGTCATTGCTGCTGATTGCGACCATCATCAACTACATCGACCGCGTAAATATCTCGATTGCCGCACCGTTCATGGCCAAGGATCTGGGCCTGGACAAGATCGAAATGGGCCTGATTTTTTCCGCGTTTGCCTGGACCTACGCACTCGCCCTGGTCCCCGCCGGGTTCATCGCCGATCGCTTCGGTTCCCGGTTCACCTACGGTGTATCACTGATCAGCTGGTCGACGGTTACCGTGTGCCAAGGCTTTGCCACAGGATTCGCTTCGCTGTTCGGGCTGCGCCTGGCCGTCGGCGCCATGGAAGCTCCAGCATTTCCGGCCAACAGCCGAGCGGTCACGGTGTGGTTCCCGGCCCGCGAACGAGGCCTTGCCAGCAGCATTTACGTGTGCGGCCAGTATCTGGGCACGGCACTGTTTACCGGTGTGCTGTTATGGCTGGCCACGACCTATGACTGGCGTCATGTGTTCTACAGTACCGGGCTGCTCGGCATTGTGTTCGGTGTGATCTGGCTCTACTTGTACCGTGATCCGCTGAGCTGCAAGAACGTCAGCCAGGAAGAATTGAAGTACATCGAAGCCGGGGGTGGACTGGTCAAGAGCAGTCAGGAGCGCACCAAGTTCAACTGGCGGCAGATCGCCGAGTTGTTCAGCTATCGGCAGATCTGGGCGATTTGCATCGGCAAGTTCGCCAGCACCTCGGCGTTGTACTTCTTCCTGACTTGGTTCCCGACGTACCTGATCGAAGAACGCAAGCTGACCATGATCAAGGCCGGGGTCTTCGCCGTGTTGCCGTTCGTGGGTGCAACGGTCGGCATCTTGCTCGCCGGCATCATCTCCGATCTGCTGATTCGCCGTGGTTACTCAATGTCCTTTGCCCGCAAGTTGCCATTGGTGGTCGGCTCGATGCTGGGCATGTCGATCGTGCTGGTGAATTTCACCGACTCGAACGTGATCTGCATTGCGGTGCTGACCATTGCCTTCTTCGCCCAGGGAATCGCTTCGTCGTCGTGGGCGGCGGTGTCGGAAGTCGCGCCCAAGGAATTGATCGGACTGACCGGCGGGGTCACCAGCCTGGCAGCCAACATCGGCGGGATCGTTACCCCGATTGTGATTGGCGGCATCGTCCACGCGACAGGCTCGTTTGCCTACGCCTTCTGGTTCATTGGGGGTGTGGCGCTGATGGGGACCTTGTCCTATTCGTTGCTGCTCGGTCGCTTGTATCGCATCGAACTCAAGGCGCGCTGA